The window GCAATAAACAGACAAATGGAAGTCATAGGAGGCTATGATTGTGGGTGATTTTTTCAGGACTCATGAATCGTTTATTACAGGGAATCCACAACTGCGCATTCCACAAAGAGAGGCATTTGAGGCAATGCTGGACTTTGCAGCTGATCAGTCAACCGACAGGGAAGCTGGCATAATCTTGCCAGTGGGCTGTGGTAAGTCTGGTTGCATTGCGCTTGCTCCATTCGCGTTCCAAGCGAACAGATCTCTTGTGATTGCTCCTGGGCTTCGGATTGCTGACCAACTACATGGAGATTTCGATCCTACACAGTCTGATATGTTTTACAGATTGACGCATGTTCTTACCAGCCCACCCTATCCGGAACCTGTTGAGATTCGTGGCACTACAACCAACCGAGGTGACCTTGATGAGGCGGATGTCGTCATAACCAACATTCAGCAGCTCCAAGGTGAAGAGAACCGTTGGCTTCAGTCCCTTCCAGGAAACTATTTTGATCTCATTCTTTTCGATGAGGGCCATCATAGTGTTGCTGCCACATGGGATGTTCTAAAGCAGAAATTTCCGCGGGCTATAATTATCAATTTGAGTGCTACGCCACTACGCGCTGATGGTCAGCGGATGACCGGCCGGATTATTTATTCATATCCTATATCCCGAGCCATCCAGGAAGGATACATCAAGCGTCTTAAAGCACTTGTGCTAAATCCTCGGACATTGAGTTATGTCCGGCGCGAGGACGATAGAGAGATTGAAGTACCTTTGGAAGAGGTCCGCCGTCTTGGAGAGGAGGATGCCGATTTTCGCAGGAGTATAGTTACTTCAACGGAAACATTAAATACCATTGTCGATGCCTCGATCCGTGAACTTGATAGGATGCGCGGGGTGGCTGGTGAAAACAGACTGAAGATTATAGCTTCTGCCCTAAACTTCGAGCATTGCCGACAGATCGTGGAGGCCTATCGGGCGCGA is drawn from Candidatus Lokiarchaeota archaeon and contains these coding sequences:
- a CDS encoding DEAD/DEAH box helicase; the encoded protein is MIVGDFFRTHESFITGNPQLRIPQREAFEAMLDFAADQSTDREAGIILPVGCGKSGCIALAPFAFQANRSLVIAPGLRIADQLHGDFDPTQSDMFYRLTHVLTSPPYPEPVEIRGTTTNRGDLDEADVVITNIQQLQGEENRWLQSLPGNYFDLILFDEGHHSVAATWDVLKQKFPRAIIINLSATPLRADGQRMTGRIIYSYPISRAIQEGYIKRLKALVLNPRTLSYVRREDDREIEVPLEEVRRLGEEDADFRRSIVTSTETLNTIVDASIRELDRMRGVAGENRLKIIASALNFEHCRQIVEAYRARGRRADYVHSREDSTANNRVLSRLENHELDVIVQVRKLGEGFDHRYLSVSAVFSIFSNLSPFIQFVGRIMRVIVQNDSRHILNQGTVVFHAGANIARRWQDFQEYSEVDQEFFDQLLPVEGLDFSNSDEITVTPAERIMNSVSVRGQSGVTLEEIPLIQNDAEAMQAIRILQERGYAPGTVRDAMELEPIPTTRVRKRQAARYSLDMRVRIETGRILGERGINPRGFELDRNRHQRTNFVVLKAAIDRQVAQAVGRGVGERSEYTSAELDIIDQQFAELSHAAQQEVFDA